One genomic region from Candidatus Caldarchaeum subterraneum encodes:
- a CDS encoding conserved hypothetical protein (nucleotidyltransferase domain) — MIETARRRAEMVRRWREFVGMLAEAVRKVLGDADVYVFGSVVTGECVASSDVDVLVVSDRVPESMLERGALKVEIEDAAGLPVYHPFELHFVKPDEAMHYFKKIGRNILRV, encoded by the coding sequence ATGATAGAGACTGCGCGTAGGAGGGCTGAGATGGTTAGGCGCTGGAGAGAATTTGTCGGGATGTTGGCTGAGGCTGTTAGAAAGGTTTTGGGGGATGCGGATGTGTATGTGTTTGGCAGCGTTGTCACGGGAGAGTGTGTGGCGTCGAGCGATGTGGATGTCTTGGTTGTCTCGGACAGGGTTCCCGAGTCGATGCTTGAACGCGGTGCCTTGAAGGTGGAGATTGAAGATGCCGCGGGGCTTCCCGTCTACCACCCCTTCGAGCTTCACTTCGTCAAGCCCGATGAGGCCATGCACTATTTCAAGAAAATTGGGCGAAACATTTTGAGGGTTTAG
- a CDS encoding conserved hypothetical protein (HEPN domain), which produces MLRRRGVEFLEMAEKALADKKVDFMLEQAAQLYLKSALLKLVGEYSRTHSLRRLVWELAEASRDDELRKFGEERRSVLSSLEDVYIMARYFPKEYSEMDAAEFLEVVRELFRLVGRVAGFPA; this is translated from the coding sequence GTGTTGAGGCGTAGGGGTGTGGAGTTTCTTGAGATGGCTGAGAAAGCGTTGGCAGACAAGAAGGTTGACTTCATGCTGGAGCAGGCTGCCCAGCTCTACCTCAAGTCCGCTCTTCTCAAACTAGTCGGAGAATATAGCAGGACTCATAGCTTGAGGCGTCTGGTGTGGGAGCTGGCCGAGGCTTCGAGAGACGATGAGCTGAGAAAGTTTGGAGAAGAGAGGAGAAGTGTTCTCTCGAGTTTGGAGGATGTCTATATTATGGCGAGGTATTTTCCGAAGGAATATTCCGAGATGGATGCGGCGGAGTTTTTAGAAGTTGTCCGCGAGCTGTTTAGGCTGGTCGGCAGGGTGGCGGGTTTCCCAGCATGA